Proteins co-encoded in one Pyxidicoccus xibeiensis genomic window:
- a CDS encoding SWIM zinc finger family protein has translation MTTATRHPVELRYATASDVESATDASRVLLALEGSRGTVGVRGRVRDSALFRDALAATFGILSSDLRYRGKDRTAYLAYLMKQGKRASALIWEAQKAFLDNALEGEEKQDAVLDPVLTVDPDSVSLEVFSRDESAYARLSFDNALFEGREAAHGSTFLDVPADLPARIDRLRTYVPMSLEAHVALPARPSQQAREPRNVDVPHAWLRGFLQVQSAATLPASTCRLAPIDLYNLLFALRSRKAKKAPRALRFELVPGAPPRLVLEPWELVLEAHGGTYTGSAPAVVRTFGRQRLAALARLLPHAHSVRVQLLGPGLPVFWVIDMGAATLTLGLTGWTESGWSSAAAFDALMPRAVPDGLAEKLRSRLRAEGPLSFDTLVAGAGAPKESVRAALQLECLRGRVLFDLARGEYRPRELMATPVDEAVIRYGSEREARAHRLLGDGGPGAGEVKLTKVHEVIGEGLRIHGEVVDREAVRSFFPSFMLDVEGRLREANCGCPHHRRSGVREGPCEHLLALRLAYSRRRAEEEALRQTPEGRKLIRAETRSYVRRDAESGQETVYRVSLDGQLVSVEWGPRTGEARHQRLWFDSDAEARGAYFSRLEKLAAEGYIDAASALV, from the coding sequence GTGACGACCGCCACCCGGCACCCCGTCGAGCTGCGCTACGCCACCGCGAGCGACGTGGAGTCCGCCACGGACGCCTCGCGCGTGCTGCTGGCCCTGGAGGGCTCGCGCGGCACCGTGGGCGTGCGCGGCCGCGTGCGCGACTCCGCCCTCTTCCGCGACGCGCTCGCCGCCACCTTCGGCATCCTCTCCAGCGACTTGCGCTACCGGGGCAAGGACCGCACCGCGTACCTCGCGTATCTGATGAAGCAGGGGAAGCGGGCCAGCGCGCTCATCTGGGAGGCGCAGAAGGCCTTCCTCGACAACGCGCTGGAGGGCGAGGAGAAGCAGGACGCCGTGCTGGACCCCGTCCTCACGGTGGACCCGGACAGCGTCTCCCTGGAGGTCTTCTCCCGCGACGAGTCCGCCTACGCGCGCCTGTCCTTCGACAACGCCCTCTTCGAGGGCCGCGAGGCCGCGCACGGCTCCACCTTCCTGGACGTGCCCGCGGACCTGCCCGCGCGCATCGACCGGCTGCGCACCTACGTGCCCATGTCCCTGGAGGCCCACGTCGCCCTGCCCGCCCGGCCCTCGCAGCAGGCCCGCGAGCCGCGCAACGTGGACGTGCCCCACGCCTGGCTGCGCGGCTTCCTCCAGGTGCAGTCCGCCGCCACGCTGCCCGCCAGCACCTGCCGGCTGGCCCCCATCGACCTGTACAACCTCCTCTTCGCGCTGCGCTCCCGCAAGGCGAAGAAGGCCCCGCGCGCCCTGCGCTTCGAGCTCGTCCCCGGCGCCCCGCCCCGGCTGGTGCTGGAGCCCTGGGAGCTGGTGCTGGAGGCGCACGGCGGCACGTACACGGGCAGCGCGCCCGCGGTGGTGCGCACCTTCGGCCGGCAGCGCCTGGCGGCCCTCGCGCGCCTGCTGCCCCATGCGCACTCGGTGCGGGTGCAGCTGCTCGGGCCCGGCCTGCCGGTGTTCTGGGTCATCGACATGGGCGCGGCCACGCTGACGCTGGGCCTCACGGGCTGGACGGAGAGCGGCTGGTCCTCGGCCGCCGCCTTCGACGCCCTCATGCCCCGCGCGGTGCCGGACGGGCTGGCGGAGAAGCTGCGCTCCCGGCTGCGCGCCGAAGGGCCGCTGTCCTTCGACACGCTCGTCGCGGGCGCCGGTGCCCCGAAGGAGTCCGTGCGCGCGGCGCTCCAGCTGGAGTGCCTGCGCGGGCGCGTCCTCTTCGACCTGGCGCGGGGCGAGTACCGCCCGCGCGAGCTGATGGCCACGCCGGTGGACGAGGCCGTCATCCGCTACGGCAGCGAGCGCGAGGCACGCGCCCACCGCCTGCTGGGCGACGGCGGCCCGGGCGCGGGCGAGGTGAAGCTCACCAAGGTGCACGAAGTCATCGGCGAGGGCCTGCGCATCCACGGAGAAGTCGTGGACCGCGAGGCCGTGCGCAGCTTCTTCCCCAGCTTCATGCTGGACGTGGAGGGTCGCCTCCGGGAGGCCAACTGCGGCTGCCCGCACCACCGCCGCTCCGGCGTCCGCGAGGGCCCCTGCGAGCACCTGCTCGCGCTGCGCCTGGCCTACTCGCGCCGCCGCGCCGAGGAGGAGGCGCTGCGTCAGACGCCCGAGGGCCGCAAGCTCATCCGCGCCGAGACGCGCTCCTACGTCCGCCGCGACGCGGAGAGCGGCCAGGAGACGGTGTACCGCGTCTCCCTGGACGGGCAGCTCGTCTCCGTCGAGTGGGGCCCGCGCACCGGTGAGGCCCGGCACCAGCGGCTCTGGTTCGACTCGGACGCGGAGGCGCGCGGGGCCTATTTCTCGCGCCTGGAGAAGTTGGCGGCTGAAGGCTACATCGACGCGGCCTCGGCCTTGGTGTAA
- a CDS encoding reverse transcriptase family protein, translating to MTARLDSFVPAASPQAVPTPAPAAPAANAVAQREARRAAHEALLTRWKAIVESGDADSWVQGQLVSKGAAVADLDFSKASEKEKNAWKEKKKAEAAERRALERQAHEAWKATHVAHLGAGVHWEEDAGADKFDLQDREERARANGLPELDSAEDLAKALGLSVSKLRWFAFHREVDTGTHYITWKIPKRDGGSRTITSPKPELKQAQRWVLSNVVERLPVHGAAHGFVAGRSILTNALAHKGADVVVKVDVKDFFPSVTWRRVKGLLRKGGLPESAATLLSLMATEAPREAVQFRGKQLYVAKGPRSLPQGAPTSPGITNALCLRLDKRLSALAKRLGFTYTRYADDLTFSWTKAKQPKAKRAQGAPVAVLLSRVQGVVEAEGFRLHPDKTRVARKGTRQRVTGLVVNAAKEGQPEARVPRDVVRRLRAAIHNREKGKPAREGETLEQLKGMAAFIHMTDPAKGQAFMKRLDTLAAKEQQPPAA from the coding sequence ATGACCGCCAGGCTGGACTCGTTCGTCCCCGCAGCTTCGCCGCAGGCCGTCCCCACTCCCGCGCCCGCCGCCCCGGCCGCCAACGCCGTCGCCCAGCGCGAGGCCCGCCGCGCCGCCCACGAGGCCCTGCTCACCCGCTGGAAGGCCATCGTCGAGTCCGGCGACGCCGACTCCTGGGTGCAGGGCCAGCTCGTCTCCAAGGGCGCGGCGGTGGCCGACCTCGACTTCTCCAAGGCGTCCGAGAAGGAGAAGAACGCCTGGAAGGAGAAGAAGAAGGCCGAGGCCGCCGAGCGCCGCGCCCTGGAGCGCCAGGCCCACGAGGCCTGGAAGGCCACCCACGTGGCCCACCTGGGCGCCGGGGTGCACTGGGAAGAGGACGCCGGCGCCGACAAGTTCGACCTTCAGGACCGCGAGGAGCGCGCCCGCGCCAACGGCCTGCCGGAGCTGGACTCCGCGGAGGACCTCGCCAAGGCCCTGGGCCTGAGCGTGTCGAAGCTGCGCTGGTTCGCCTTCCACCGCGAGGTGGACACGGGCACGCACTACATCACCTGGAAGATTCCGAAGCGCGACGGCGGCTCGCGGACGATTACGTCCCCCAAGCCGGAGCTGAAGCAAGCGCAGCGCTGGGTGCTGTCCAACGTCGTCGAGCGGCTGCCGGTGCACGGCGCGGCGCACGGCTTCGTGGCCGGGCGCTCCATCCTCACCAACGCGCTGGCCCACAAGGGCGCGGACGTGGTGGTGAAGGTGGACGTGAAGGACTTCTTCCCCTCCGTGACGTGGCGCCGGGTGAAGGGCCTGCTGCGCAAGGGCGGGCTGCCGGAGAGCGCGGCCACGCTGCTGTCGCTGATGGCCACCGAGGCGCCGCGCGAGGCGGTGCAGTTCCGCGGCAAGCAGCTGTACGTCGCCAAGGGGCCGCGCTCGCTGCCGCAGGGGGCGCCCACGTCTCCGGGCATCACCAACGCGCTGTGCCTGCGGCTGGACAAGCGGCTGTCGGCGCTCGCGAAGCGGCTGGGCTTCACGTACACGCGCTACGCGGACGACCTGACGTTCTCCTGGACGAAGGCGAAGCAGCCCAAGGCGAAGCGGGCCCAGGGGGCGCCGGTGGCGGTGCTCCTGTCGCGCGTGCAGGGCGTGGTGGAGGCCGAGGGCTTCCGGCTGCACCCGGACAAGACGCGCGTGGCGCGCAAGGGCACGCGCCAGCGGGTGACGGGGCTGGTGGTGAATGCGGCGAAGGAAGGCCAGCCCGAGGCCCGCGTCCCGCGCGACGTGGTGCGCCGGCTGCGCGCCGCCATCCACAACCGAGAGAAGGGCAAGCCGGCCCGCGAGGGCGAGACGCTCGAGCAGCTCAAGGGCATGGCCGCCTTCATCCACATGACGGACCCGGCCAAGGGCCAGGCCTTCATGAAGCGCCTGGACACCCTGGCGGCGAAGGAGCAGCAACCCCCGGCGGCGTGA
- a CDS encoding alpha/beta hydrolase: MKWRWLLGGVVLLGALGALAVFGRALRHSEAYFHYPRPQAVRPADFTDGVRDVALRTADGLTLKGWYVPSKNRAAVVMAHGLSQTRMDLLPEARILRDAGYGVLLFDLRAHGESEGETSTWGDQERLDVRAALEFVRAQPDVDPERVGALGFSIGSAAVAEVAAADAGVRAVVLLSPFNTLWLAAAYDFRRFGFVSQSGALVPFLRRGIAIEEVRTIDAVERIQPRPLLIVMGTEESGQPLADELFAKVREYAQTWRIPGAGHGNFTATAPEEYPRRLRAFLDAALVPGGGSASEAPTAP, encoded by the coding sequence ATGAAGTGGCGGTGGCTCCTTGGGGGAGTGGTGCTGCTCGGGGCGCTGGGAGCCCTGGCGGTGTTCGGGCGGGCGCTGCGGCACTCCGAGGCGTACTTCCACTACCCGCGTCCCCAGGCCGTGCGGCCGGCGGACTTCACGGACGGCGTGCGGGACGTGGCGCTGCGGACGGCGGATGGGCTGACGCTGAAGGGCTGGTACGTGCCCTCGAAGAACCGCGCCGCGGTGGTGATGGCGCATGGCCTGTCGCAGACGCGGATGGACCTGCTGCCCGAGGCGCGCATCCTGCGAGACGCGGGGTATGGCGTGCTGCTGTTCGACTTGCGAGCCCACGGCGAGAGCGAGGGTGAGACGTCCACGTGGGGCGACCAGGAGCGCCTGGACGTGCGGGCCGCGCTGGAGTTCGTGCGTGCGCAGCCGGACGTGGACCCGGAGAGGGTGGGGGCGCTCGGCTTCTCGATTGGTTCCGCCGCGGTGGCGGAGGTGGCGGCGGCGGACGCGGGGGTGCGCGCGGTGGTGCTGCTGTCCCCGTTCAACACGCTGTGGCTGGCGGCGGCGTATGACTTCCGGCGCTTCGGCTTCGTGTCCCAGTCCGGGGCGCTGGTGCCCTTCTTGCGGCGGGGCATCGCGATTGAAGAGGTGCGGACCATCGACGCGGTGGAGCGCATCCAGCCCCGGCCGCTGCTCATCGTCATGGGGACGGAGGAGTCCGGCCAGCCGCTCGCGGACGAGCTGTTCGCCAAGGTGCGCGAGTACGCGCAGACGTGGCGAATCCCGGGGGCGGGGCACGGCAACTTCACAGCGACGGCGCCCGAGGAGTACCCGCGCCGGCTGCGGGCCTTCCTGGACGCGGCGCTGGTGCCGGGCGGCGGCAGCGCTTCCGAGGCACCGACAGCACCCTGA
- a CDS encoding GMC family oxidoreductase gives MSTSSQTFDAVVVGSGACGGWAAKQLTEAGLRVLVLEAGRSDRADRWLWLWHRLRQKLLRYRTEADTQRKARQSIQSTTFAWPFHPHAFVDDVDNPYTTPEGQPFTWIRARQVGGRTSVKAHGRQFYRLSDFNFKAGSRDGEGPDWPLSLAELAPHYETVERWMGIRGNTDGLDTLPDSLFAEPIALTPAEQRLKERVERRWPERRVVARRTANAPVTIPAALKTGRLTLRTHAVVNQVLYDAKTGRATGVSYLDAESGKSYEAHGRIVVLAAGTIESARLLLHSRSSAFPDGLANSSGQLGRNLMDHTYLLGIEAKMNLPADQQRQEQSWAYIPQFRNVATREQGFARGYGVQVFTFADSCHFVPFGEMVPRAENRVTLSPTVKDRWGIPAAHIDCKHSANELKMAEDSVAACQEMMKEAGFTVEKVNDTISTPGMAIHEVGTARMGTDPKTSVLNAHNQSWDVPNLFVTDGSCFVSQGAQNPTLTMMALTVRACAHIVMELKSGRL, from the coding sequence GTGAGCACGTCCAGTCAGACTTTCGATGCGGTGGTGGTGGGCTCCGGGGCGTGTGGCGGCTGGGCCGCGAAGCAGCTGACGGAGGCGGGGCTGCGAGTCCTCGTCCTCGAGGCCGGGCGCAGCGACCGCGCCGACAGGTGGCTGTGGCTGTGGCACCGGCTGCGCCAGAAGCTGCTGCGCTACCGCACGGAGGCGGACACGCAGCGCAAGGCGCGCCAGTCCATCCAGTCCACCACCTTCGCGTGGCCCTTCCACCCGCACGCCTTCGTGGACGACGTGGACAACCCGTACACCACGCCGGAAGGCCAGCCCTTCACCTGGATTCGCGCGCGGCAGGTGGGCGGGCGCACGTCGGTGAAGGCGCACGGGCGCCAGTTCTACCGGCTGTCAGACTTCAACTTCAAAGCGGGCAGCCGCGACGGTGAAGGCCCGGACTGGCCGCTGTCGCTGGCGGAGCTCGCGCCGCACTACGAGACGGTGGAGCGGTGGATGGGCATCCGCGGCAACACCGACGGGCTGGACACCCTGCCCGACTCCCTCTTCGCCGAGCCCATCGCCCTGACGCCCGCGGAGCAGCGCCTCAAGGAGCGCGTGGAGCGCCGCTGGCCCGAGCGCCGCGTCGTCGCCCGCCGCACCGCCAACGCCCCTGTCACGATTCCCGCCGCTCTCAAGACGGGCCGCCTCACGCTGCGCACGCACGCGGTGGTGAACCAGGTCCTCTACGACGCGAAGACGGGCCGCGCCACCGGCGTGAGCTACCTCGACGCGGAGTCGGGCAAGTCGTACGAGGCCCACGGCCGCATCGTGGTGCTCGCGGCGGGCACGATTGAGTCCGCCCGCCTGCTGCTCCACTCGCGCAGCAGCGCGTTCCCGGACGGGCTGGCGAACTCGTCGGGACAGCTCGGCCGCAACCTGATGGACCACACGTACCTGCTGGGCATCGAGGCGAAGATGAACCTGCCCGCCGACCAGCAGCGGCAGGAGCAGAGCTGGGCGTACATCCCCCAGTTCCGCAACGTGGCCACGCGGGAGCAGGGCTTCGCGCGCGGCTATGGCGTGCAGGTCTTCACCTTCGCGGACAGCTGCCACTTCGTCCCCTTCGGAGAGATGGTGCCGCGTGCGGAGAACCGCGTGACGCTGAGCCCCACGGTGAAGGACCGCTGGGGCATCCCCGCCGCGCACATCGACTGCAAGCACTCGGCGAACGAGCTGAAGATGGCAGAGGACTCGGTGGCCGCCTGCCAGGAGATGATGAAGGAGGCCGGCTTCACGGTGGAGAAGGTCAACGACACGATTTCCACCCCGGGCATGGCCATCCACGAGGTGGGCACCGCGCGCATGGGCACGGACCCGAAGACGTCCGTGCTCAACGCGCACAACCAGAGCTGGGACGTGCCCAACCTCTTCGTCACCGACGGCTCCTGCTTCGTGTCGCAGGGCGCGCAGAACCCCACGCTGACGATGATGGCGCTCACCGTGCGCGCGTGCGCCCACATTGTGATGGAACTCAAGTCCGGTCGGCTGTAA